One Pseudomonas rhizophila DNA window includes the following coding sequences:
- a CDS encoding FecR family protein produces the protein MTHPSLLDQARQWQVLLHSGRATAADREAAQAWRQAAPEHEQAFREVEGLWSLLGQIERPAEQPQVRVVRRHRRWATPLVCAAMLLLALWLPRGTWIGLYADISTQPGEVRELRLADGSLLTLNGDSALDWQFVDGRREVRLYRGEADFQVAHDPARPFTVTAGEARIRVTGTRFDVRLEEGGVDLAVSEGRVLASSEGRDPLPVLGGQQVLWRGGELQVPQALDARQRLGWQRGKLIFRDRPLEQVFAELERSQSARVLFVDEAARRVQVTGVFALDDPQAVLSAVETTLPVRLVRLPGLILVTSRR, from the coding sequence GTGACTCATCCTTCGCTTCTCGATCAGGCCCGGCAATGGCAGGTGTTGCTGCATTCTGGTCGCGCCACCGCTGCCGATCGCGAGGCCGCGCAGGCCTGGCGCCAGGCGGCGCCCGAGCACGAGCAAGCATTTCGTGAGGTGGAAGGGCTGTGGTCTTTGCTCGGCCAGATAGAACGTCCGGCCGAGCAGCCTCAGGTGCGCGTGGTGCGTCGCCATCGACGTTGGGCAACTCCACTGGTCTGCGCCGCGATGCTGTTGCTCGCTTTGTGGCTACCGCGTGGCACCTGGATTGGCCTGTATGCCGATATCAGCACCCAGCCGGGCGAGGTGCGCGAGTTGCGTCTGGCAGATGGTTCGCTGTTGACCCTCAACGGTGATTCGGCGCTGGACTGGCAGTTTGTCGACGGTCGCCGCGAGGTCAGGCTGTACCGCGGCGAGGCGGATTTCCAGGTAGCCCATGACCCGGCTCGGCCGTTCACTGTCACTGCCGGCGAGGCGCGTATACGCGTCACCGGCACGCGCTTTGATGTGCGTCTGGAGGAGGGCGGTGTCGACCTCGCGGTCAGCGAGGGCCGAGTGTTGGCCTCCAGCGAGGGGCGCGACCCGCTGCCGGTGCTCGGCGGGCAACAGGTGCTGTGGCGCGGCGGCGAACTGCAGGTGCCGCAGGCATTGGATGCGCGCCAGCGCTTGGGCTGGCAGCGCGGCAAGCTGATATTCCGTGACAGGCCACTGGAGCAAGTGTTCGCCGAACTTGAGCGCAGCCAGTCTGCGCGCGTGCTGTTTGTTGACGAAGCCGCTCGCAGGGTACAGGTGACCGGTGTGTTCGCCCTCGACGATCCACAGGCGGTGTTAAGTGCTGTTGAAACCACCTTGCCTGTGCGTCTGGTGCGCTTGCCGGGGTTGATTCTGGTCACGTCACGCCGCTGA
- a CDS encoding MarR family winged helix-turn-helix transcriptional regulator has translation MIRLHKPLLEPLGLTFPQYLVMLELFTDAPRTVGDLGAALGMDTGTITPLLKRLEVSGMVTRARDKSDERRVLIALTDAGEGLREELWAVTDKIKTACQLTEDGLEALRGTLKAFARPAGE, from the coding sequence ATGATTCGCCTGCACAAACCCTTGCTGGAGCCCCTTGGGCTGACGTTCCCCCAGTACCTGGTCATGCTGGAACTGTTCACGGACGCGCCCAGGACCGTGGGCGATCTGGGCGCTGCACTTGGGATGGATACCGGGACGATCACGCCCTTGCTCAAGCGTCTTGAAGTGTCGGGCATGGTGACTCGAGCCCGCGACAAAAGCGACGAACGCCGCGTGCTGATTGCGCTTACCGACGCTGGGGAAGGTCTGCGCGAAGAGCTTTGGGCCGTCACGGACAAGATCAAGACCGCCTGTCAACTGACTGAGGATGGGTTGGAAGCTCTTCGCGGCACGCTTAAGGCTTTTGCGCGTCCCGCTGGCGAATGA
- a CDS encoding ArsR/SmtB family transcription factor, whose protein sequence is MELIEIFKALSNPTRLQILKGLKDPVKNFPPQDEGDVLTVGVCVSSIQEGIGLSQSTVSGYLATLQRVGLVEVRRIGQWTYYKRNEATISALAEIIGKDL, encoded by the coding sequence ATGGAACTGATCGAAATATTCAAAGCCCTCTCGAACCCTACGCGTCTTCAAATCCTGAAAGGTTTGAAGGATCCCGTAAAGAACTTCCCTCCGCAGGATGAGGGTGACGTTCTCACGGTCGGCGTCTGCGTCAGTAGTATTCAAGAGGGTATCGGGCTGTCGCAGTCAACGGTGTCTGGCTATCTTGCCACGTTGCAACGAGTGGGCCTGGTCGAAGTCAGGCGTATCGGTCAGTGGACCTACTACAAGCGCAATGAAGCAACCATCAGCGCGCTTGCCGAGATCATAGGGAAAGATTTGTAA
- a CDS encoding RNA polymerase sigma factor — translation MSWPPDPHSADGEFESHSSELLRFLTRQVKCAELAADLRQETWLRFRRRESGKEIGNLRAFLYRIARNLIIDYRRQQKSRPVEEEISVELVSAQPGPERAASDAQRLELLQRVVQDLPPHLRQALLWNRLDGLTQREIGERLGVSESMAGRYILKALEHCQQQMDPQP, via the coding sequence GTGTCCTGGCCACCTGATCCTCATTCCGCTGACGGCGAGTTCGAGAGCCATTCGAGCGAGCTGCTGCGCTTCCTCACGCGGCAGGTGAAGTGCGCAGAACTGGCAGCCGACCTGCGCCAGGAGACTTGGTTGCGCTTTCGCCGGCGCGAGTCCGGGAAGGAGATCGGCAATCTTCGTGCTTTCCTCTATCGCATCGCGCGCAACCTGATCATTGACTACCGCCGTCAGCAAAAATCGCGCCCTGTCGAAGAGGAGATATCCGTCGAATTGGTCAGTGCCCAGCCTGGTCCGGAGCGAGCGGCAAGCGACGCCCAGCGCCTGGAGCTATTGCAGCGCGTAGTCCAGGATTTGCCACCGCATCTGCGTCAGGCGTTGTTGTGGAATCGCCTGGACGGGCTGACCCAGCGTGAGATCGGCGAGCGCCTGGGTGTCTCGGAAAGCATGGCCGGACGTTATATTTTGAAGGCCCTCGAACACTGCCAGCAGCAGATGGACCCGCAGCCGTGA
- a CDS encoding TonB-dependent receptor, whose product MRSTPFLAALAVLPLAMAAAQAQAVQLDVPAQRLDAALIDFAEQADVRLLYEAGLTRGSGVAQALKGDYSVVDGLQRLLEGSGLSFQTGDDGTITLVPLPEQGVLELGSTTISGIADGRVDLPAEYAGGQTARGARIGVLGNQDMQDVPFAFSSYTSELIETRQAQTLAEVLASDPGVRQSFGFGNFSQVFVVRGFQLFSDDIAFNGLYGVLPRQIISTESVERVEVFKGANAFVNGVSPSGSGVGGAINVVSKRAEDSPTRRATLDYASDSRVGGHLDLGQRFGEENRFGVRVNLAQREGETAVDEEHSRFSLATLGLDYRGDRLRLSADLGYQKQRVNEGRSVVYLTTTGPTSTLNGKTPSAPDSDHNYAQPWSWSQLEDTYGMFSAEYDLSPTWTAYLSAGGKYTRENGIYASNYVYGANGDARIGRLYSPLDQETLSAVTGLRGEHTTGPVSHRINLAANGIWQEKRNAFESTAAGSRGFGNLYEGQPIVEPPATSISGDIHDPDTTAKVQNRSLAVSDTLGLLDDRVLLTLGVRRQSISSDAWSTASGARTSNYQESITTPAYGLVIKPTEFLSLYANRVESLQQGPTAPGAALNSGEMFAPYRSKQIEMGAKLDWGTFGGSLSLFRIEQPQGVLGGDGYYRVDAEQRNRGVELSLFGEPLDGLRLLSGATWTKAELRGTAGGRDDSNQAVGVPQFQFNLGADWDVPGLPGLSLNGLLLRTGGQFVDSANEYSIPAWTRVDLGARYRTQLEGRALTFNAMLENVADENYWASANGGYLTQGAPRTLKVSATVDF is encoded by the coding sequence ATGCGGTCGACCCCCTTCCTCGCGGCGCTAGCCGTACTCCCCCTGGCCATGGCTGCCGCACAGGCGCAAGCCGTACAGCTCGACGTGCCCGCCCAGCGACTCGACGCGGCGCTCATCGACTTCGCCGAGCAGGCCGACGTGCGTCTGCTCTATGAGGCCGGCCTGACCCGTGGCAGTGGTGTGGCGCAGGCGCTCAAGGGCGACTATTCGGTGGTCGACGGCCTGCAGCGGTTGTTGGAGGGCAGTGGCCTGAGCTTCCAGACTGGCGACGACGGCACCATCACTCTGGTGCCGCTGCCCGAGCAAGGTGTGTTGGAGCTGGGCTCCACCACCATCAGCGGGATCGCCGACGGCCGTGTCGATCTGCCGGCCGAGTACGCCGGTGGGCAGACGGCGCGGGGTGCCCGCATCGGCGTGCTGGGCAACCAGGACATGCAAGATGTGCCCTTCGCCTTCTCCAGTTACACCTCCGAGCTGATTGAGACGCGCCAGGCGCAGACTCTGGCCGAGGTGCTGGCCAGCGATCCGGGCGTGCGTCAGTCATTCGGCTTCGGCAACTTCTCCCAGGTGTTCGTTGTGCGCGGGTTCCAGCTGTTCAGCGACGATATTGCCTTCAACGGGCTGTACGGTGTTCTGCCGCGACAGATCATCTCCACCGAGTCGGTCGAGCGGGTTGAGGTGTTCAAGGGGGCTAACGCCTTTGTGAATGGCGTGTCGCCGTCGGGCAGCGGTGTCGGCGGGGCGATCAATGTGGTCTCCAAGCGTGCCGAGGACAGCCCCACGCGCCGCGCCACCTTGGACTATGCCAGCGACAGCCGAGTGGGTGGGCACCTCGATCTGGGCCAGCGCTTCGGCGAGGAAAACCGCTTCGGCGTGCGGGTGAACCTGGCCCAGCGCGAGGGCGAGACAGCGGTGGACGAGGAGCACTCGCGCTTCAGTCTCGCCACCCTCGGCCTGGACTACCGCGGCGACCGTCTGCGACTGTCTGCGGATCTCGGTTACCAGAAGCAACGGGTCAACGAAGGGCGCTCGGTGGTCTATCTGACCACGACGGGGCCTACCAGCACTCTCAACGGCAAGACGCCGTCGGCACCCGACTCCGACCACAACTACGCGCAACCCTGGAGCTGGTCGCAACTCGAAGACACCTATGGCATGTTCAGCGCCGAGTACGACCTGTCGCCCACTTGGACGGCATACCTAAGTGCAGGCGGCAAATACACGCGGGAGAACGGTATCTACGCCTCCAACTACGTCTACGGCGCGAACGGCGACGCACGTATCGGTCGCCTCTATTCGCCGCTGGACCAGGAGACCCTGAGTGCCGTTACGGGGCTGCGCGGCGAACACACCACCGGGCCGGTCAGCCACCGCATCAACCTGGCCGCCAACGGCATCTGGCAGGAGAAGCGCAACGCGTTCGAGTCCACCGCGGCGGGCAGTCGCGGCTTCGGCAATCTGTATGAGGGCCAGCCCATCGTCGAGCCGCCGGCCACCAGCATCTCCGGCGATATTCACGACCCGGACACCACCGCCAAGGTGCAGAACCGCAGCCTGGCGGTGTCCGACACCCTGGGCTTGCTCGACGACCGCGTGCTGCTGACCCTGGGCGTACGTCGCCAATCCATCAGCTCCGATGCCTGGAGCACGGCCAGCGGTGCCCGCACCTCAAACTATCAGGAAAGCATCACCACGCCGGCCTATGGCCTTGTGATCAAGCCCACCGAGTTCCTGTCGCTCTATGCCAACCGCGTCGAGTCCCTGCAGCAGGGGCCGACCGCGCCGGGCGCCGCGCTCAACAGCGGCGAGATGTTCGCGCCCTATCGCTCCAAGCAGATCGAGATGGGCGCCAAGCTCGACTGGGGCACCTTCGGCGGCAGTCTCAGCCTGTTCCGCATCGAACAGCCGCAGGGCGTGCTCGGCGGCGACGGCTATTACCGGGTGGATGCCGAGCAGCGTAATCGCGGCGTGGAGCTGAGTCTGTTCGGCGAGCCGCTGGACGGCCTGCGCCTGCTGAGCGGCGCCACCTGGACCAAAGCCGAGCTGCGCGGCACAGCTGGCGGCCGCGACGATAGCAACCAGGCGGTGGGTGTGCCGCAGTTCCAGTTCAATCTGGGCGCCGACTGGGATGTGCCCGGCTTGCCCGGGTTGAGCCTGAACGGCCTGCTGCTGCGCACCGGCGGTCAGTTCGTCGACAGCGCCAACGAATACAGCATCCCCGCCTGGACCCGTGTCGACCTGGGCGCGCGCTATCGGACGCAACTGGAGGGCCGCGCGCTGACCTTCAACGCGATGCTAGAGAACGTCGCCGACGAGAACTACTGGGCTTCTGCCAACGGAGGATATCTGACCCAAGGTGCGCCGCGCACGCTCAAAGTGTCGGCCACCGTTGATTTCTGA